One Microcaecilia unicolor chromosome 4, aMicUni1.1, whole genome shotgun sequence genomic region harbors:
- the NKX2-6 gene encoding homeobox protein Nkx-2.6: MMLPSPMASTPFSVKDILRLEKQHDELQQGFLVPNLEAPAEQSPVDLHTPTKTPETAYYRTEEFSFKVPREPRILNRSEELDPLRSSRGPSLKEDLDLLEEQKKCAVEESLVPEERKEEVSERSKQRQRRKPRVLFSQTQVFELERRFKQQRYLSAPEREHLASLLKLTSTQVKIWFQNRRYKCKRQRQDKSLELVGHPPPPRRVAVPVLVRDGKPCLAGAQAYAHSYNVTVTPYSYNTYYSSYSHTPYSQDYSCNYTGLPVVSASAPSATHVMNMNLSIARAAQSQQGHLRATLKGIGAL; the protein is encoded by the exons ATGATGCTCCCAAGTCCTATGGCATCAACGCCTTTCTCTGTCAAAGATATTTTACGGCTGGAGAAACAACACGATGAGCTTCAGCAGGGCTTTCTCGTCCCAAACCTGGAGGCTCCCGCAGAGCAGTCACCTGTGGACTTGCACACCCCAACTAAAACTCCAGAAACTGCCTATTACCGCACGGAGGAATTCTCCTTTAAAGTGCCACGTGAACCAAGGATCCTCAACAGAAGTGAAGAGCTTGACCCATTAAGAAGTTCTCGTGGCCCTTCTTTAAAGGAAGACTTGGATCTGTTGGAGGAACAAA AAAAATGTGCCGTTGAAGAATCCTTGGTGCCTgaggagagaaaggaggaagTTTCTGAGCGTTCCAAACAGAGGCAGAGGAGGAAACCGAGGGTCCTCTTTTCCCAGACTCAGGTTTTTGAGCTGGAAAGAAGATTCAAGCAGCAGAGATACCTCTCAGCCCCAGAAAGGGAGCACCTGGCCAGCCTATTAAAACTCACCTCCACTCAAGTCAAGATATGGTTCCAAAACAGAAGGTACAAGTGCAAGAGGCAAAGGCAAGACAAATCCTTGGAGCTTGTCGGGCACCCACCTCCTCCTAGGAGGGTGGCAGTACCAGTGCTGGTCAGAGATGGGAAACCCTGCCTCGCTGGGGCCCAGGCTTATGCCCACTCTTACAATGTTACTGTTACTCCTTATTCCTACAACACCTACTACAGCAGCTATAGCCACACTCCTTACAGCCAGGACTATAGCTGCAATTACACAGGACTCCCAGTAGTATCTGCCAGTGCCCCATCTGCAACCCATGTGATGAATATGAACCTCAGCATAGCTAGggctgcacagagccagcagggGCACTTACGAGCCACTTTGAAAGGGATCGGAGCTTTGTGA